In Halorientalis sp. LT38, a genomic segment contains:
- a CDS encoding ArsR family transcriptional regulator has protein sequence MTRADDAILEFLQNEGNEPLNATPAVIQANISYQISHVRSRLRKLDKAGLVEYYNEDRGIYQISENGKKYLHGTIDSEELEIEDSS, from the coding sequence ATGACAAGAGCAGACGACGCTATTCTTGAATTTTTGCAAAACGAAGGGAATGAGCCCCTGAATGCAACCCCAGCGGTTATCCAGGCGAACATCAGCTATCAGATTTCGCACGTCAGAAGCCGCCTTAGAAAGCTCGATAAAGCAGGTTTGGTCGAGTATTACAATGAAGATCGGGGAATATACCAAATATCAGAGAATGGGAAAAAGTACTTGCACGGAACAATTGACTCAGAGGAACTTGAGATAGAAGATAGTTCTTGA
- a CDS encoding DUF7692 domain-containing protein, protein MRIREDGKHAHRTETIEQATEFWGCNKTTALMKSAEFSCRIYERIEEVLEREDLSIQQKKEISETLSNAPHLDIDVSCEIEFES, encoded by the coding sequence ATGCGAATCCGCGAAGATGGGAAACACGCGCACCGAACCGAGACTATTGAGCAGGCCACCGAGTTTTGGGGCTGTAACAAAACTACAGCGCTGATGAAGTCGGCGGAATTTTCATGCCGGATATATGAGAGAATAGAGGAAGTGCTGGAACGGGAAGACCTATCGATTCAACAAAAGAAGGAAATTTCTGAGACACTCTCTAATGCTCCCCACCTTGATATAGATGTGTCATGCGAAATTGAGTTTGAGAGTTGA
- a CDS encoding HEPN domain-containing protein: protein MEEDEIRGYWWLEKEPDEKIPGKLIYSPNDFVRLYLLGDFSSSYISSGDNTYYSKILGVSAGGDDVTLLKCRRDKQNRGGSGPITSEYISSYYINGHRFERQRPSFHSMSVSFYGMDNWAMKSSPTPQVDDDAFKDIYNQERFPLEINVPKPDSAWVKDYEYEISLRIRPRMNIEKFQAGELEVRHEFKIDPRRTQVPFEEYLNHINKLNNFVAFGIGEPVHPNRVTGTVRHPDNTYSDTSIYYPIQGEINRDPQQHPYKMLFNGTDIRSDFTGIMQSWYERSDELSDIFELYFGTLFQEKMYTQNQFLSLCHGLESYHRMRLENNYMLDSDYDDFYQDMISVILGNPEDVFSDLPKGTDNIRQKHDIPDALISSMKYGTLKYANEKSLRRRLDEIVDFYRPVLQDLPYSITGKIGLVVDTRNYYSHYTDELAKKAASRSETQTLIWGLQQLIETCLLVEIGIPLDLIQQRLQTKYKNRWVSS, encoded by the coding sequence ATGGAGGAAGATGAAATCCGAGGCTATTGGTGGTTGGAAAAAGAGCCGGATGAGAAGATACCTGGAAAGTTGATATACTCACCAAATGATTTTGTTAGATTATACCTCTTAGGCGATTTTTCAAGTTCGTATATTTCTTCGGGTGATAACACATATTATAGTAAGATACTAGGAGTAAGCGCAGGAGGTGATGACGTAACACTCCTCAAATGCCGACGTGACAAGCAGAATCGGGGCGGATCAGGACCGATAACGTCTGAATATATATCTAGTTATTATATCAACGGCCACAGATTTGAACGTCAACGTCCCTCATTTCATAGTATGTCGGTTAGTTTTTATGGAATGGACAATTGGGCAATGAAATCATCACCCACGCCGCAGGTGGATGATGACGCGTTCAAAGATATCTATAATCAGGAGAGGTTCCCATTAGAAATCAACGTTCCAAAGCCGGACTCAGCTTGGGTGAAAGATTATGAGTACGAGATCTCGCTGAGAATCCGCCCAAGGATGAATATAGAAAAGTTTCAAGCAGGTGAACTTGAAGTAAGGCATGAATTTAAGATAGATCCTCGAAGAACCCAGGTTCCCTTTGAGGAGTATCTAAACCACATAAATAAATTAAATAATTTTGTAGCTTTTGGAATCGGTGAGCCAGTCCATCCTAACAGGGTCACAGGAACAGTACGTCATCCTGATAATACGTACTCTGACACAAGTATATATTACCCCATACAGGGAGAAATTAACCGAGACCCTCAACAGCACCCTTATAAAATGCTATTTAATGGAACCGACATAAGATCGGACTTTACTGGCATCATGCAAAGTTGGTATGAGAGATCTGATGAACTATCAGATATTTTTGAGTTGTACTTTGGTACCCTCTTTCAGGAGAAAATGTATACTCAAAACCAATTCCTGAGCTTGTGCCATGGGTTAGAATCGTATCATCGTATGAGGCTTGAAAACAACTATATGCTTGATTCGGACTATGATGATTTTTATCAGGACATGATCTCGGTCATACTCGGGAATCCAGAAGACGTGTTCTCCGATTTACCCAAAGGTACAGACAATATACGGCAGAAGCACGACATACCAGACGCATTAATCTCTTCAATGAAGTACGGCACACTGAAATATGCAAATGAAAAGTCTCTTAGACGAAGATTGGATGAAATTGTCGATTTTTATAGGCCGGTTCTACAAGACCTACCCTACTCTATCACCGGGAAAATTGGATTAGTGGTTGACACTCGAAACTATTATTCCCACTATACAGATGAGCTGGCGAAAAAAGCAGCCTCAAGGTCTGAAACTCAGACACTAATATGGGGGCTACAACAATTAATTGAGACGTGCCTATTAGTAGAGATTGGAATACCATTAGATCTGATTCAACAGAGATTGCAAACTAAGTATAAGAATCGGTGGGTTAGTTCCTGA
- a CDS encoding MarR family transcriptional regulator: MRAVDPAPHEFAANFLFAEDGLAPFFAADSQVKAGGGSQRGTFVDDGEEWVAKLYYQDSGIVHPGSKTPTGTDWRLDEMREFRLSVQRHPREDSVGEQDFNAHLAPRWQGMEVEKNGGDTFELDVPEGIEEAVNVRINGSNIEFTRYRRLLKKAALSVGINGRYFDEAHEYSNVQDAEMYVRVHKDASGPVHARDGPIASMGHLLENDRRGYRKVVQNDDNDHGQNLPGYYHTATLDRRRIREAFPDHRLPKEIKHYYAREALSFPEDHPLRHPKVGASYQASLMPDGEHIPVDEESLEELTDELNQTVHSVLVDAGLDVAPEHGDGPFVSDAYFEVETSDEHRDAVGLDLAHIRHEQESVVVKHLADGLSPVQWESLDTLVSDGGQVSPADIAGEHGRHVDSVRRALREIEDLVEREYGSVSLRSTYVAELVHDAVQEARDTVQKAAEAGARALEAAERGLDERTSAFLAWASKYGVDVDDCRDARMKLRLGDLDPDADPSPEYLVGQAFKRWRAMNRDEEQFRTGVVEVNGGRYDAWRLIPEKTGSV, from the coding sequence ATGCGCGCGGTCGACCCGGCTCCCCACGAGTTCGCGGCGAATTTCCTCTTCGCGGAGGACGGGCTGGCCCCGTTCTTCGCTGCTGACTCACAAGTGAAGGCTGGCGGCGGGAGTCAGCGCGGGACGTTCGTCGACGACGGGGAAGAGTGGGTCGCGAAGCTCTACTACCAAGACAGCGGTATCGTTCACCCTGGATCGAAGACACCGACTGGGACCGACTGGCGTCTCGACGAGATGCGCGAGTTCCGGCTTTCTGTACAGCGGCACCCACGCGAAGACTCGGTGGGTGAGCAAGATTTCAACGCGCACTTGGCCCCGCGCTGGCAGGGGATGGAGGTGGAGAAGAACGGCGGGGACACCTTCGAGTTGGACGTACCGGAAGGCATCGAGGAGGCGGTGAACGTCCGGATCAACGGCAGCAACATCGAGTTCACCCGCTACCGACGACTCTTGAAGAAAGCGGCCCTCTCGGTGGGAATCAACGGCCGGTATTTCGACGAGGCGCACGAGTACAGCAACGTGCAGGACGCCGAGATGTACGTCCGGGTCCACAAAGACGCGAGTGGCCCAGTACACGCCCGCGACGGCCCGATAGCCTCGATGGGTCACCTGCTGGAGAACGACCGTCGAGGCTACCGGAAGGTGGTCCAGAACGACGACAACGACCACGGCCAGAACCTACCGGGCTACTACCATACGGCGACCCTGGATCGGCGGCGGATTCGAGAAGCGTTCCCCGACCACCGGCTTCCAAAGGAAATCAAGCACTACTACGCCCGAGAAGCCCTTTCGTTCCCCGAGGACCACCCGCTCCGGCATCCGAAAGTCGGGGCCAGCTATCAGGCGAGTTTGATGCCCGACGGGGAGCACATTCCGGTCGACGAGGAGAGTCTGGAGGAGCTGACCGACGAGTTGAACCAGACCGTTCATAGCGTACTGGTTGACGCCGGCCTGGACGTTGCGCCGGAACACGGCGACGGGCCCTTCGTTTCGGATGCGTACTTCGAGGTAGAGACCAGCGACGAGCATCGCGACGCGGTCGGCCTGGATCTCGCGCACATCAGGCACGAACAGGAATCGGTCGTCGTGAAGCACCTGGCGGACGGCCTGAGCCCGGTGCAGTGGGAATCGTTGGACACACTGGTTTCAGACGGTGGTCAGGTCTCGCCGGCCGATATCGCGGGCGAGCACGGCCGGCACGTCGACAGCGTGCGGCGGGCCCTTCGAGAGATCGAGGACTTGGTAGAGCGCGAGTATGGGTCCGTGTCGCTCCGGAGTACGTACGTCGCGGAGTTGGTTCACGACGCCGTGCAGGAAGCGCGTGACACCGTGCAGAAGGCCGCCGAGGCGGGTGCGCGTGCCCTGGAGGCCGCCGAGCGCGGCCTGGACGAACGCACGAGCGCGTTCTTGGCTTGGGCCTCGAAATACGGGGTCGACGTTGACGACTGTCGCGATGCCCGCATGAAGCTCCGGCTGGGTGACCTGGATCCAGACGCCGACCCGAGTCCCGAGTACTTGGTCGGGCAGGCGTTCAAGCGGTGGCGTGCCATGAACCGGGACGAAGAGCAGTTCCGGACCGGCGTGGTCGAGGTCAACGGCGGACGCTACGACGCCTGGCGACTGATTCCGGAGAAGACCGGTTCAGTGTGA
- a CDS encoding RNA polymerase sigma factor — protein MTGRQPTLFEFERPEPGLQRWDEDLDTLTDAEREVFQAVELGAYGAREYARHTDRSPGTVSNLLRRARGRLEDGGQT, from the coding sequence ATGACCGGGCGGCAGCCGACGCTCTTCGAGTTCGAGCGTCCGGAACCTGGCCTCCAGCGGTGGGACGAGGACCTGGATACACTCACCGACGCCGAGCGCGAAGTCTTCCAGGCGGTCGAACTTGGGGCCTACGGCGCGCGAGAATACGCCCGGCACACCGACCGCTCTCCGGGGACGGTGAGCAACCTGCTACGCCGAGCCCGCGGCCGGCTTGAGGACGGTGGTCAGACGTGA
- a CDS encoding DUF7287 family protein has product MEKGNASDGTEAAGGSGPGPNRGPGESTAAESRRSTTPIRSMVASARGQTTMDFTTGVVLFVFVLIAIFTFVSGTVQPFTQGDQEDIVAVNRVADGLVQDSLGHPNEPYALNRTCTVEFFEGGTPPSDCRFDDEPLVEQLGIGQTAFVNVSVRGNVSGSGSPNELLCWDDSAGELVAQSNANCGSSGPTPLTTGNNAATATGSSVTARRAVSLHGRDVSVVVKLW; this is encoded by the coding sequence ATGGAGAAGGGAAATGCGTCCGACGGGACCGAAGCCGCGGGTGGTTCCGGGCCGGGGCCGAACCGAGGCCCGGGCGAGAGCACCGCGGCCGAGAGCCGTCGGTCGACGACCCCGATCCGATCCATGGTCGCGAGCGCGCGCGGGCAGACGACGATGGATTTCACGACCGGCGTCGTCCTGTTCGTGTTCGTCCTGATCGCCATCTTCACGTTCGTCTCGGGGACGGTCCAGCCGTTCACGCAGGGCGACCAGGAGGACATCGTCGCGGTCAACAGGGTCGCCGACGGACTGGTGCAGGACTCGCTCGGCCACCCGAACGAACCCTACGCGCTGAATCGGACGTGTACGGTCGAGTTCTTCGAGGGCGGGACACCTCCCTCGGACTGTCGGTTCGACGACGAGCCGCTGGTCGAGCAATTGGGCATCGGCCAGACGGCCTTCGTCAACGTATCGGTCCGCGGGAACGTGAGCGGGTCGGGATCGCCGAACGAACTGCTCTGCTGGGACGACTCGGCGGGGGAACTGGTCGCGCAATCGAACGCGAACTGCGGGTCGAGCGGTCCAACGCCGCTGACGACGGGGAACAACGCGGCGACGGCGACGGGGTCCTCGGTGACGGCGCGGCGGGCGGTGTCGCTGCACGGACGGGACGTCTCGGTGGTGGTGAAACTATGGTAG
- a CDS encoding DUF7288 family protein, producing MVGDRGQVHTLEAIVAGLLLTSSIVFALQMTAVTPLSASTSSQHIENQQQESAAGVLAMAARNDSLERTVLYWNSTEGRFHGASASGFYTRRLPTDFGRALERTFGDRGIAYNVYVTYYKSGRLQRTPILYRGVPSDNAVASSKMVVLTNESRLYEADMSRGPRINDSNFYADENGDGALFDVLRVEVVVWRI from the coding sequence ATGGTAGGTGATCGCGGCCAGGTACACACCCTCGAGGCCATCGTGGCCGGGCTCTTGCTGACGTCGAGCATCGTCTTCGCGCTCCAGATGACGGCGGTGACGCCGCTGTCTGCGAGTACGTCGAGCCAGCACATCGAGAACCAGCAACAGGAGAGCGCGGCGGGCGTGCTGGCGATGGCGGCGCGGAACGACTCGCTCGAACGGACGGTGCTCTACTGGAACAGCACGGAGGGCCGGTTCCACGGGGCGTCGGCCAGCGGTTTCTATACGCGCCGGTTACCGACGGACTTCGGGCGGGCGCTCGAACGGACGTTCGGCGACCGGGGCATCGCGTACAACGTCTACGTCACCTACTACAAGTCCGGGCGGCTCCAGCGGACACCGATCCTCTACCGCGGGGTCCCGAGCGACAACGCGGTGGCGTCGAGCAAGATGGTCGTCCTGACCAACGAGTCGCGCCTCTACGAGGCCGACATGAGTCGGGGGCCCCGGATCAACGACTCGAACTTCTACGCCGACGAGAACGGCGACGGCGCCCTCTTCGACGTGCTCCGCGTGGAGGTGGTCGTATGGCGGATCTGA
- a CDS encoding DUF7261 family protein yields the protein MADLMDDDRAQVLLVAGFVLAASFVALTLVLNAVIYTENLATRGQDARGGDAISFRNDVLEGAEPLVEAANRNGTTRSKIRTDLTRSVESLTRRSSLHQVLQGTGVNGTLVAVDWGTRITQNDTTGDFTNSTARTTGPVSGDWTMATGVEETRSARLNVTDSSTLAYEGGSPLTLRVSDGSTWRLRLFKNDSAGTDTAIEVDPPSGPTQICSGGSDPTLGLTAGTFDGDRCSALKFGEGVSPAYTLSVRNGQEFEGTYSFVVNETIDGTDLEYDNYADAPGTPFLTPAVYAGTIHVEYQTSALAYETDGRVQPGESDD from the coding sequence ATGGCGGATCTGATGGACGACGACCGGGCGCAGGTCCTTCTGGTCGCCGGGTTCGTCCTCGCGGCGTCGTTCGTCGCACTGACGCTGGTGTTGAACGCGGTCATCTACACCGAGAACCTGGCGACCCGGGGGCAGGACGCCCGCGGCGGTGACGCGATCAGTTTCCGGAACGACGTCCTCGAGGGCGCCGAACCGCTGGTCGAGGCGGCGAACCGCAACGGCACGACCCGGTCGAAGATCCGCACGGACCTCACCCGCAGCGTCGAGTCGCTGACTCGCCGGAGCTCCTTACACCAGGTGTTGCAGGGGACGGGCGTCAACGGGACGCTCGTCGCCGTCGACTGGGGCACGCGAATCACACAGAACGACACGACGGGCGACTTCACCAACTCGACGGCACGGACCACCGGCCCCGTCTCCGGTGACTGGACGATGGCCACCGGCGTCGAGGAGACGCGATCGGCGCGGCTGAACGTGACCGACTCGTCGACGCTGGCCTACGAGGGCGGCAGCCCCCTCACGCTCCGGGTCAGTGACGGCTCGACCTGGCGACTGCGGCTGTTCAAGAACGACAGTGCCGGGACCGACACGGCGATCGAGGTCGACCCGCCTTCGGGCCCCACCCAGATCTGTTCCGGCGGTTCGGATCCGACCCTCGGGCTGACGGCGGGCACCTTCGACGGCGACCGGTGCTCGGCGCTGAAGTTCGGCGAGGGTGTCTCGCCGGCGTACACCCTCTCGGTCCGGAACGGCCAGGAGTTCGAGGGGACCTATTCGTTCGTCGTGAACGAAACGATAGACGGGACGGACCTCGAATACGACAACTACGCGGACGCGCCGGGGACGCCCTTCCTGACGCCGGCGGTGTACGCGGGGACGATCCACGTCGAGTATCAGACCTCGGCGCTCGCCTACGAGACCGACGGTCGGGTGCAACCGGGTGAGAGCGATGACTGA
- a CDS encoding DUF7266 family protein produces the protein MTETRGVATTLNYVLGLAIALVLITGLLIAGGTFVETQRDESIRTELAVVGEQVSSDVQTADRLAQTTTDNETVRVGRELPPRVAGNTYQVRIEGGSDPRIVVRTIDPKINVTVPVRTTVPVARSTASGGSVVVNYTAAGELKLEGSR, from the coding sequence ATGACTGAGACACGCGGCGTCGCGACGACGCTCAACTACGTGCTCGGCCTGGCGATCGCGCTCGTGTTGATCACGGGGCTCCTCATCGCGGGCGGGACGTTCGTCGAGACCCAGCGCGACGAGAGCATCCGCACGGAACTCGCGGTGGTCGGCGAGCAGGTCAGCAGCGACGTCCAGACGGCCGACCGGCTGGCCCAGACCACGACGGACAACGAGACGGTCAGGGTCGGTCGCGAACTCCCGCCGCGAGTGGCCGGGAACACCTATCAGGTCAGGATCGAAGGCGGCTCGGATCCCCGCATCGTCGTCCGGACGATCGATCCGAAGATCAACGTCACGGTGCCGGTACGGACGACCGTCCCCGTGGCGCGGTCGACCGCCTCGGGCGGGAGCGTCGTCGTCAACTACACCGCCGCCGGTGAACTGAAACTGGAGGGGAGCCGCTGA
- a CDS encoding DUF7289 family protein has translation MDDERAVSDVLGFVIVFSLVATTVAIVSVTGLGILQDARDDEQVNNAERAFDVLADNMADIHQEGAPSRSTEIKLDGARLEVREPVEINVTGVDPGGDNPNVSYYSEPIMYAGNSGTSIVYEGGAVFRDSPDGGVVVEDPPFRFDDGRIVVPIIQTQNKGNATSVSGGTVRIRGEGAVRSPIRDFLQRQTDYDAVIINVTSPRYDLWQRYLERDADADCEVTRPETVECSIDDPTQLSVTRSLINYEFET, from the coding sequence ATGGACGACGAGCGTGCCGTGAGCGACGTCCTGGGGTTCGTGATCGTGTTCTCGCTGGTCGCGACGACGGTCGCCATCGTCTCCGTGACCGGGCTCGGGATCCTCCAGGACGCGCGCGACGACGAGCAGGTGAACAACGCCGAACGAGCGTTCGACGTCCTCGCGGACAACATGGCCGACATCCACCAGGAGGGAGCCCCGAGTCGCTCCACGGAGATCAAACTCGACGGCGCGCGCCTGGAGGTGCGCGAGCCCGTCGAGATCAACGTCACGGGCGTCGATCCCGGCGGGGACAACCCCAACGTCTCCTACTACTCCGAACCGATCATGTACGCGGGCAACAGCGGGACGTCGATCGTCTACGAGGGCGGCGCGGTCTTCCGCGACTCGCCCGACGGGGGCGTCGTGGTCGAGGACCCGCCGTTCCGGTTCGACGACGGACGGATCGTCGTCCCGATCATCCAGACCCAGAACAAGGGGAACGCGACGAGTGTCAGCGGCGGGACGGTGCGTATCCGGGGCGAGGGCGCGGTCCGGTCGCCCATCCGGGACTTCCTCCAGCGCCAGACCGACTACGACGCGGTGATCATCAACGTCACGTCGCCGCGATACGACCTCTGGCAGCGCTACCTCGAACGGGACGCCGACGCCGACTGCGAAGTGACCCGGCCGGAGACCGTCGAGTGTTCGATCGACGATCCCACGCAACTGTCGGTGACCCGGTCGCTCATCAACTACGAGTTCGAGACGTAG
- a CDS encoding DUF7289 family protein, with product MDAGTGGSGERAQSGPIGYVLVFAVVMAGMAIVVLIGAGGLSSTQTHSELQRAEHSMTLFDSRAAMVALGDSDGQSISFGQDSGTFAVDEDSGWMRIVHNNYTANAGLQREVVYNESMGQLVYENGDQSLAYQGGGVWQRGRDGDAQMISPPEFHYRGATLTLPIVRTLGGGNAAGSTQVTVRPRTQAKLIFPNRTAPDDRVDEVGAPYNDTERDYTNPVRNGTVNVTVRSDYFEGWATYFRERTTGEVTVWESNETVRLQLKSLGGPPGQFTIPEEGESVPAGGIDEGHPLTDFDLNIVYTNGNNDHFSLYDEQNNREYELHVVPTGSNYHNACPSTPTSPVYVALYYYEGDGSGEYEYWEQEIDPTAHPSSDIEWTCTSDGPKLSLNLLTSYDGMNYVQNAPGINCGGGPGGGNKWRFGEHIKCDYTHGDAVLDQHAANVSWEPTGTYSPGDTSTGRSLDDIVNHYTSLMGPDVDFTSQMGPGNSRAIQQDVSEGTLTYRTRSGAQFITYLHVTENEIDVDFD from the coding sequence ATGGACGCAGGGACGGGTGGTTCGGGCGAGCGCGCGCAATCGGGACCGATCGGCTACGTGCTCGTGTTCGCCGTCGTCATGGCCGGGATGGCGATCGTCGTCCTCATCGGGGCCGGCGGGCTCTCCAGTACGCAGACCCATTCGGAACTCCAGCGCGCCGAACACTCGATGACGCTGTTCGACTCGCGCGCGGCGATGGTCGCGCTCGGCGATTCGGACGGCCAGAGCATCTCCTTCGGCCAGGACAGCGGCACCTTCGCCGTCGACGAGGACTCGGGGTGGATGCGGATCGTCCACAACAACTACACGGCCAACGCCGGCCTCCAGCGGGAGGTGGTCTACAACGAGTCGATGGGCCAACTGGTCTACGAGAACGGCGACCAGTCGCTGGCCTACCAGGGCGGCGGCGTCTGGCAGCGCGGCCGCGACGGGGACGCGCAGATGATCTCCCCGCCGGAGTTTCACTACCGCGGCGCGACGCTGACGCTGCCGATCGTCCGGACGCTCGGCGGCGGGAACGCCGCCGGAAGCACCCAGGTCACCGTCCGGCCACGGACGCAGGCGAAGCTGATCTTCCCGAACCGGACCGCGCCCGACGATAGGGTCGACGAGGTGGGCGCGCCGTACAACGACACCGAGCGAGACTACACGAACCCCGTGCGGAACGGGACGGTCAACGTCACCGTCCGCAGCGACTACTTCGAGGGCTGGGCGACCTACTTCCGCGAGCGGACGACCGGCGAGGTCACCGTCTGGGAGTCGAACGAGACCGTCCGGCTCCAGCTGAAGAGCCTCGGCGGGCCGCCGGGGCAGTTCACGATCCCCGAAGAGGGCGAGAGCGTCCCCGCGGGCGGCATCGACGAGGGACACCCGCTCACGGATTTCGACCTGAACATCGTCTACACCAACGGCAACAACGACCACTTCTCGCTGTACGACGAGCAGAACAACCGGGAGTACGAGTTACACGTCGTCCCGACGGGCAGTAACTACCACAACGCCTGTCCCTCGACCCCCACCTCGCCCGTGTACGTCGCCCTGTACTACTACGAGGGCGACGGCTCCGGGGAGTACGAGTACTGGGAGCAGGAGATCGACCCGACCGCCCATCCCTCGAGCGACATCGAGTGGACCTGCACCAGCGACGGGCCGAAACTGTCCCTCAACCTGCTCACCTCGTACGACGGGATGAACTACGTGCAGAACGCCCCCGGCATCAACTGCGGCGGCGGGCCGGGCGGCGGCAACAAGTGGCGCTTCGGCGAGCACATCAAGTGCGACTACACCCACGGCGACGCCGTCCTCGACCAGCACGCGGCGAACGTCTCCTGGGAACCGACCGGGACGTACTCGCCCGGCGACACCTCGACGGGTCGGTCGCTGGACGACATCGTCAACCACTACACGTCGCTGATGGGCCCCGACGTCGACTTCACGTCCCAGATGGGGCCCGGCAACAGCCGCGCCATCCAGCAGGACGTCTCCGAGGGGACGCTCACCTACCGGACCCGGAGCGGCGCCCAGTTCATCACCTACCTCCACGTCACCGAAAACGAGATCGACGTGGACTTCGACTGA
- a CDS encoding 30S ribosomal protein S15, whose amino-acid sequence MARMHTRRRGSSDSDKPVADEPPEWSDVDADAVEERVVELAEQGHSPSEIGLKLRDEGVQGTPVPDVSLVTDKKVTEILDENDAAPDLPEDLRNLMERAVGLREHMEENPNDHQNKRALQNTESKIRRLVDYYRGDELDATFTYSYDEAAELLE is encoded by the coding sequence ATGGCACGAATGCACACACGCCGCCGTGGCTCGTCCGACTCGGACAAGCCGGTGGCAGACGAACCGCCGGAGTGGAGCGACGTCGACGCGGACGCCGTCGAAGAACGCGTCGTCGAACTGGCAGAACAGGGGCACAGTCCCAGCGAGATCGGGCTGAAGCTCCGTGACGAGGGCGTCCAGGGGACGCCGGTCCCCGACGTCAGCCTCGTGACGGACAAGAAGGTCACCGAGATCCTCGACGAGAACGACGCCGCGCCCGACCTGCCCGAGGACCTGCGCAACCTGATGGAGCGGGCCGTCGGCCTGCGCGAGCACATGGAGGAAAACCCCAACGACCATCAGAACAAGCGCGCGCTCCAGAACACCGAATCGAAGATCCGCCGCCTGGTCGATTACTACCGCGGCGACGAACTCGACGCGACCTTCACGTACTCCTACGACGAAGCAGCGGAACTCCTCGAGTAG